One Salvia splendens isolate huo1 chromosome 22, SspV2, whole genome shotgun sequence DNA segment encodes these proteins:
- the LOC121786000 gene encoding probable hexosyltransferase MUCI70, with protein sequence MLILSVFAVLAFLTGFFTVNKEDDFDSIGLHFDARYLKNSYVAPWLLPGKGAFTYNSYSMTHKVFVCNDSTNWGTLYNASATSDFSSSVTVFTDPCKNFAFPPPPPGDTRQIGPRPCPVCYVPVEQAIARIPKFPSPSPVLYHLTYFSEENSLKTQPNGGSEFGGYPSLKQRNESFEIKESMTVHCGFVKGCRPGYKTAFDIDVADLELLEKFHEVIVASAIFGNYDVIQQPSNIGEIAKRNVPFFMFIDEETETYMKNMSTLGSDKMVGLWRVIVVHNVPYTDSRRNGKVFPKLLLHRLLPKTRYSIWIDGKLQLVVDPYQVLERFLWRHNATYAISRHYRRFDVFEEAEANKAGMKYDNTSIDRQIEFYKREGLTPYTTAKLPISSDVPEGCVIIREHVPITNLLSCLWFNEVDRFTSRDQLSFSTVRDKVADKVNWGVNMFLDCERRNFVIQAYHRDLLEQRAHLALLRPRPPPRTHPRPLPHPPTIPRDKGLPKKGVGRRGKDKRPGSRRRRRNPKTREIFID encoded by the exons ATGCTGATATTGTCTGTGTTTGCAGTCTTGGCTTTTTTGACAGGGTTTTTCACAGTCAATAAAG AGGATGATTTCGACAGCATTGGTTTGCATTTTGATGCCAGATATCTTAAAAATTCTTATGTTGCACCGTGGCTATTACCTGGAAAAGGAGCATTCACATATAATAGTTATTCTATGACACACAAAGTTTTTGTATGTAACGATAGCACCAATTGGGGTACTCTCTATAATGCTTCAGCTACAAGTGATTTCTCCAGCTCAGTTACTGTTTTTACTGATCCATGCAAAAACTTTGCATTTCCACCCCCTCCTCCTGGTGATACAAGGCAGATTGGACCACGCC CATGCCCGGTATGCTATGTTCCTGTGGAGCAGGCCATTGCTCGTATACCAAAATTTCCATCACCATCTCCTGTTCTTTATCATTTAACTTATTTTTCTGAGGAGAATTCACTGAAAACTCAACCAAATGGAGGCTCTGAGTTTGGTGGTTATCCTTCTTTAAAACAGAGGAATGAATCTTTTGAGATTAAAGAGTCTATGACTGTTCACTGTGG ATTTGTCAAGGGATGCAGACCTGGTTATAAGACTGCATTTGACATTGATGTGGCTGACCTTGAGTTGTTGGAGAAGTTCCATGAGGTCATTGTTGCCTCTGCTATATTTG GAAACTATGATGTAATTCAGCAACCAAGTAATATTGGTGAAATTGCGAAAAGAAATGTTCCCTTTTTTATGTTTATTGATGAAGAGACCGAAActtatatgaaaaatatgagCACCTTGGGCAGTGACAAGATGGTCGGATTATGGAGGGTTATAGTGGTACACAATGTTCCTTACACTGACTCCAGAAGAAATGGAAAGGTCT TTCCAAAGCTCTTGTTGCATAGACTGCTACCAAAAACCCGATACTCAATCTGGATCGATGGAAAGCTTCAGCTTGTTGTGGATCCATACCAGGTTCTTGAGAG GTTCTTGTGGCGCCATAATGCTACTTATGCTATATCAAGGCACTATAGACGATTTGACGTGTTTGAAGAAGCTGAGGCAAATAAAGCTGGGATGAAATATGACAATACTTCTATTGATCGTCAAATTGAGTTTTATAAAAGGGAGGGTTTGACACCATACACAACTGCTAAGCTTCCTATAAGTAGTG ATGTTCCTGAAGGATGTGTGATAATAAGAGAACATGTCCCCATCACAAATCTTCTTAGCTGTCTGTGGTTTAATGAAGTTGATAGGTTCACTTCCAGGGATCAACTGAGCTTTTCTACTGTGAGGGACAAAGTCGCGGACAAGGTTAACTGGGGTGTCAATATGTTTCTAGATTGCGAAAGACGCAATTTTGTAATACAG GCATATCACAGAGATCTGTTGGAGCAAAGAGCGCATCTGGCTCTTTTAAGACCTCGACCTCCTCCTCGCACTCATCCTCGACCGCTTCCTCATCCTCCAACTATACCTCGCGACAAAGGCCTACCTAAAAAAGGTGTTGGCCGACGTGGAAAAGACAAGAGACCTGGTTCGAGGAGACGACGCAGAAATCCCAAAACTAGGGAAATTTTCATCGATTGA
- the LOC121787596 gene encoding vesicle-fusing ATPase-like, with protein sequence MAGRSPTMIVTNTPAKDLAYTNFAYCSPADLRNFVVPGSGNAYALIGDVFVLSVAGHDGIPSGHIGLNAIQRRHAKVSTGDTVSVSRFIPPEDFNITMLRLELEFVKKGARDEHVDAVLLSKQIRKRFMNQVMTAGQRVTFEYHGNGYIFTVNQATIDGHEKSHGMERGLISPDIYILYEASSSSGIKIVNQSETANSNIFRHKEFNLQSFGIGGLSAEFADIFRRAFASRVFPAHVTSKLGIKHVKGMLLYGPPGTGKTLMARQIGKMLNGKEPKIVNGPEVLSKFVGETEKNVRDLFADAEQDQRTKGDQSELHIIIFDEIDAICKSRGSTRDGTGVHDSIVNQLLTKIDGVESLNNVLLIGMTNRKDLLDEALMRPGRLEVQVEISLPDENGRLQILQIHTSKMKESSFIAPDVNLEELAAQTKNYSGAELEGVVKSAVSYALNRQLNMEDLTKPVDEENIKVTMEDFLNAVQEVVPAFGASTDDLERCRLNGIVECGTRHEHIYRRTMLLAEQVKVSEGSPLVTCLLEGPSGSGKTAMAATVSIESNFPYVKIISAETMIGLSEPTKCAQIVKVFEDAYRSPLSIIILDDIERLLEYVAIGPRFSNLISQTLLVLLKRLPPKGKKVLVIGTTSEVNFLESVGIRDSFSVTYNVPTLKTEDAKKVLQQLNVFSSDDVESAAEALNDMPLKKLYMVVEMAAQGEHGGSAEAIYSGKEKINISHFFECLQDMVRY encoded by the exons ATGGCAGGGCGCTCGCCGACGATGATTGTGACGAATACCCCGGCGAAAGATCTCGCTTACACCAATTTCGCCTACTGCTCCCCCGCCGATCTCCGGAATTTCGTTGTGCCTGGATCGGGGAACGCCTACGCTTTGATCGGCGACGTGTTTGTGCTTTCTGTTGC TGGACATGATGGCATTCCTTCTGGACATATTGGTTTAAATGCCATTCAACGTCGCCATGCAAAAGTCTCCACTGGGGATACAGTGTCAGTTAGCAG ATTCATTCCTCCTGAAGATTTCAACATTACAATGCTGAGACTTGAGTTAGAGTTTGTGAAGAAGGGTGCAAGAGATGAACAT GTGGATGCTGTTCTTTTATCCAAGCAGATCCGCAAGAGATTCATGAACCAG GTTATGACAGCTGGGCAAAGGGTAACATTTGAGTATCATGGTAATGGATATATCTTCACTGTCAACCAAGCCACTATTGATGGCCATGAGAAATCTCATGGTATGGAGAGGGGGTTGATATCACCTGACATATACATTTTATATGAAGCATCAAGTTCAAGTGGAATAAAG ATTGTCAACCAGAGTGAAACTGCTAACAGCAACATCTTCAGGCACAAAGAGTTCAATCTCCAGTCATTTGGTATAGGTGGTTTAAGTGCTGAGTTTGCTGATATATTCAGAAGAGCTTTTGCCTCAAGGGTTTTCCCTGCGCACGTGACTTCAAA ACTTGGCATCAAGCATGTCAAAGGAATGCTGCTTTATGGACCTCCTGGTACTGGGAAGACTTTAATGGCTCGGCAGATTGGAAAAATGTTGAATGGAAAGGAACCCAAG ATTGTGAATGGACCTGAAGTGTTGAGCAAATTCGTTGGTGAAACTGAGAAGAATGTCAGAGATCTATTTGCTGATGCGGAGCAAGATCAAAGAACCAAAG GTGATCAAAGCGAGTTGCATATAATCATCTTTGATGAGATTGATGCGATTTGTAAG TCTAGAGGTTCAACTAGAGATGGGACTGGTGTGCACGACAGCATTGTGAACCAACTCCTAACAAAG ATAGATGGTGTTGAATCTCTGAATAATGTCTTGCTCATTGGAATGACAAACAGGAAAGATTTGCTTGATGAAGCTCTTATGAG GCCAGGGCGTTTGGAAGTCCAAGTGGAAATAAGCCTTCCTGATGAAAATGGCCGGTTACAGATTCTTCAAATTCATACAAGCAAAATGAAAGAAAGTTCTTTTATTGCTCCGGATGTGAACCTGGAAGAGCTTG CCGCTCAGACAAAGAATTACAGTGGAGCAGAGCTAGAAGGTGTAGTAAAAAGTGCAGTCTCATATGCTTTGAATAGGCAACTAAATATGGAGGATCTTACGAAACCTGTCGATgaagaaaatataaaagtaaCCATGGAAGATTTTCTGAATGCTGTTCAAGAAGTGGTTCCAGCATTTGGAGCTTCAACAGATGACCTTGAACGTTGCAG ACTAAATGGCATTGTGGAATGTGGGACAAGACATGAACACATATACCGAAGAACCATGCTTTTAGCTGAACAAGTTAAAGTTAGTGAAGGAAGTCCTCTTGTTACTTGCCTTCTTGAGGGCCCAAGTGGCAG CGGTAAGACTGCAATGGCAGCAACAGTGAGCATTGAAAGCAATTTCCCTTATGTGAAGATT ATATCTGCAGAAACAATGATTGGGCTCAGCGAACCTACAAAATGTGCTCAAATTGTTAAG GTATTTGAAGATGCTTATAGATCGCCATTAAGCATAATTATCCTTGACGACATCGAAAG GTTACTGGAGTATGTTGCAATTGGCCCTCGCTTTTCAAATTTAATCTCTCAAACATTATTGGTGCTTCTGAAGCGGCTTCCTCCAAAG GGGAAAAAAGTTCTTGTCATTGGGACAACAAGCGAAGTTAATTTTCTTGAATCTGTTGGTATTCGAGATTCATTCTCAGTGACCTACAATGTTCCAACACTGAAGACAGAAGATGCCAAAAAG GTGTTACAGCAGCTTAATGTTTTCTCTAGTGATGATGTTGAGTCTGCTGCAGAGGCATTGAATGAT ATGCCCCTGAAAAAGCTGTACATGGTAGTGGAAATGGCTGCTCAGGGAGAACATGGTGGAAGTGCAGAAGCTATTTATTCTGGTAAAGAAAAGATCAATATTTCACACTTCTTTGAGTGCCTTCAGGATATGGTGAGGTATTAG